In Primulina huaijiensis isolate GDHJ02 unplaced genomic scaffold, ASM1229523v2 scaffold20025, whole genome shotgun sequence, the following are encoded in one genomic region:
- the LOC140966103 gene encoding fructose-bisphosphate aldolase 3, chloroplastic-like: protein MACSAAVKFNASSSSWVAGQHSINQRSGSAARFNRRVSFIRAGSYTDEIIKTAKSIASPGRGILAIDESNATCGKRLASIGLDNTETNRQAYRQLLLTTPGLGDYISGAILFEETLYQSTTDGKKFVDCLRDENIVPGIKVDKGLVPLPGSNNESWCQGLDGLASRSAEYYKQGARFAKWRTVVSIPCGPSALAVKEAAWGLARYAAISQDNGLVPIVEPEILLDGDHPIQRTLEVAEKVWAEVFYYLAENNVAFEGILLKPSMVTPGADHKEKASAETIAKYTLTMLKRRVPPAVPGIMFLSGGQSEVEATLNLNAMNQSPNPWRVSFSYARALQNSVLKTWQGHPENIEAAQKSLLVRAKANSLAQLGKYSAEGESEEAKKGMFVKGYTY from the exons ATGGCTTGCTCGGCTGCTGTGAAATTCAACGCCTCCTCCTCATCGTGGGTCGCCGGTCAACATTCAATTAATCAACGGTCAGGATCGGCGGCTCGTTTCAATCGACGTGTCTCCTTCATCCGAGCCGGATCTTATACTGATGAAATCATCAAAACCGCT AAATCAATTGCTTCTCCAGGTCGGGGGATACTCGCAATTGATGAATCAAATGCTACTTGTGGAAAGCGCTTGGCTTCCATTGGACTTGACAACACAGAAACCAACCGACAGGCATATAGGCAACTTCTGCTGACTACTCCTGGCCTTGGTGATTATATTTCTGGCGCTATTCTCTTTGAGGAGACACTTTACCAGTCCACGACAGATGGGAAAAAATTTGTGGATTGTTTGCGTGATGAGAATATTGTACCTGGTATCAAAGTTGACAAG GGTTTGGTTCCTCTACCAGGATCAAACAATGAATCTTGGTGCCAGGGTTTAGACGGATTGGCATCTCGCTCTGCTGAATACTATAAGCAAGGGGCTCGTTTTGCGAAATG GAGAACTGTTGTGAGCATCCCATGTGGTCCCTCTGCTTTGGCTGTTAAAGAAGCAGCTTGGGGTCTAGCTCGCTATGCTGCCATTTCTCAG GATAATGGTCTTGTGCCGATTGTGGAACCTGAGATTCTTCTTGATGGAGACCACCCAATTCAGAGGACTCTTGAAGTGGCAGAGAAAGTCTGGGCTGAGGTCTTCTACTACTTGGCAGAGAATAATGTTGCCTTTGAAGGGATTTTACTTAAACCTAGCATGGTAACTCCCGGTGCTGACCACAAAGAGAAGGCTTCTGCAGAAACCATCGCCAAATACACACTCACTATGCTCAAAAGAAGAGTGCCTCCTGCTGTTCCAGGAATCATG TTCTTGTCAGGAGGACAATCTGAAGTAGAAGCGACATTGAACCTCAACGCGATGAACCAAAGCCCCAACCCATGGCGCGTTTCCTTCTCCTATGCTCGAGCATTGCAGAACAGTGTCCTAAAGACATGGCAAGGACACCCAGAGAATATAGAGGCTGCACAGAAATCACTTCTGGTGCGTGCAAAGGCAAACTCATTGGCCCAGCTGGGAAAATACTCCGCCGAGGGTGAGAGTGAGGAGGCTAAGAAGGGAATGTTCGTCAAAGGTTACACGTACTAA